A stretch of DNA from Candidatus Methylomirabilis sp.:
CGACCACGGTCACCTCGCTCTGGTGGTGCTGCTGCAGAAACTCTTGAAGAATGCGCAGGAAGGTAGAATTGTCGTCCACGAGCAGGACGGAAATCGGCATCATGCTTTCCTCTCCGAGAACCGGGCCGGTCCCTGGAAGGAGGGACAAGGGCCAAAGTATCGAATGGGCAGGCGCTTGCTGTCTATCCGGAGGCCTACGGAGTTCGCCCGCAAAAGTCCCGTATTTTTCGCAAAAGGAAGCTCGTATCTATCCGTCAGGACTCAGGTGCCGAGGCCGGGGATGGCCGGGAGGAGGAGAGCGGAGCGGACGAGCCTACTGCGCGATCACCTTTCTTCTACGGCGAGGATCCCCCGCCGGAGGGCGTACCGGATCAGGTCGGTCTGGGTCTTGAGGCGGAGCTTGCGCATCAGGTTGGCCCGGTGGGTCTCCGCCGTACGCGGGCTGATCCCGAGCCGGGCCGCGATCTCGGCGTGGCTGAAGCCCTCGGTGGCGAGGTGCAGCACCTCCCGCTCGCGGGTCGTGAGCGTCTCGTAGCGGTCCAGGGGCGCCCCGTGGGCCTTCTGGACGTAGGCCTCGATGGCGTGGTCGGTGAGGGGCGGGCTCAGGTACCGGCGGCCGGCCGCCACCTCGCGGACGGCCTGGATCAGGTCGGCGGCGTTGGCCCCCTTGAGGACGTAGCCGGCCGCCCCGAGGCGCAGCGCCTCCAGCACGTAGGCCTCGTTGGCGTACATCGAGAGGACGAGCACCCGGGTCTGGGGGGACTTCTGGCGGATCTGGCGCGTCACCTCCAGGCCGGTAAGGCCGGGCATCATCACGTCCACGATGAGGACGTTGGGCTTCAGGCGTTCGACCATCGCGATGACGGCCAGTCCTTCCGCGGCCTCCCCGACGACGGACAGATCCGGCTCGGCCTCCAGCAGGGCGCGCAGCCCCTGTCGGACGACGTGGTGGTCGTCGGCCAGCACGATGGTCGTCATCCGCCCCGCTCCTGCC
This window harbors:
- a CDS encoding response regulator transcription factor, which produces MTTIVLADDHHVVRQGLRALLEAEPDLSVVGEAAEGLAVIAMVERLKPNVLIVDVMMPGLTGLEVTRQIRQKSPQTRVLVLSMYANEAYVLEALRLGAAGYVLKGANAADLIQAVREVAAGRRYLSPPLTDHAIEAYVQKAHGAPLDRYETLTTREREVLHLATEGFSHAEIAARLGISPRTAETHRANLMRKLRLKTQTDLIRYALRRGILAVEER